From a region of the Cataglyphis hispanica isolate Lineage 1 chromosome 24, ULB_Chis1_1.0, whole genome shotgun sequence genome:
- the LOC126858130 gene encoding general transcription factor 3C polypeptide 2, giving the protein MNVRVVQRKMIKTENLTYADSNPMKSKEECIIYEQKQNELIREQVSSQASHDATNLQRSISEAINKNIELQNISDAVCQDECKTNEMTVKHEEQNQSSVSVVPNIKRKRGRPRKTKDNSIDQDTPKTSENESIVQDISDITEPTYMIRNRRHTNKIRDTTNESDESDTNKVEDKSLVKKRGRPVGSRGRGQGRGRGRGRGRGRGRGRGGGIMHNSFVDSDEINTTADSVADIENGTNSNSPNIEKNVQLITCAKCNQQVPRTQWSAHNLNQHNNMAWQENEEPLDFENDIKLLKKVLTNALKQKKKYLTCEKCKDTKRSVNGFISHMQFCGKSEEERQALMMTCPICKSVMMPSSMEMHERYHRQLEQNKDEKTSSVLIERTKRKAAEKAVPKINEFIKEQDSTKLIKLASSAFKNVIQMPELKKKIPAVWKGIWRKEIASQGTTSCKQLGCTYTCSSYESICEHYSQCNFTPQENFICKICKFSANSKDKIIDHITEAHSSNEDLDKHSDFEKDKEDEGSSEEDIIEWDVKQKRSTKQTQISSDGTRIYNKMAFLDKEIMQKPQSTKPYKSTIGWTLEFELKNYELILFEDNMPNAFTLLENNNAAKYLPELTISMATKNVKFDSSKNVENSNNGDKWKYLNRFESDIYEAVPTFFVGGPVWALAWLPIPSPMYTKNPTQYVAISTHPTMENEYTVGNKYSGPNIIQIWNVGNLNHDINSTNELPVLAYAIAHNNGTIWCLEWCPSGCYQDIDLGNYKAEENRLRRMGLLAAACSDGCVNIYSLPFPDELKFEKTECNSLPIYKTDPVITLVVNHLLYDSNKQNWQCIKLSWTKEHGHNIIAAGFTNGYIALWDLTTTCPMLVNVRKNTKLINAFQHFFAHHNAVSMVALVPYGKSRFLASGSTDRTYKFWDLEDTSAPRHYAKKSIILDGAWMMHWPCSVMSFDDALGYQYAHSCIIPLRDYGYKFCPILPTNSPTYSIAVSDYANSVAHGTLAGEVITIFPHQLLYAERILSKKRQLNSFIKIVDFLEKDQNTVNNGNKNNKKNSKDYHYMPETYNECKDRFGIIFHDKLTGLKEKITRDKQDHTLYNNMLTSIPIEQYPFTSANRVAWNPNAWSYLWLMVGYQNGLMRLLNLTFMSASHELNTSLSVHAERILAKRNASTR; this is encoded by the exons ATGAATGTGCGCGTGGTCCAgag aaagatGATCAAAACAGAGAATTTAACTTATGCAGATAGTAATCCAATGAAATCAAAAgaagaatgtataatatacgaaCAGAAACAAAATGAGCTTATTAGAGAACAAGTTTCATCTCAAGCATCCCATGATGCGACAAATTTGCAGAGATCAATATCtgaagcaataaataaaaatatcgagttaCAGAATATATCTGATGCAGTGTGTCAAGATGAATGTAAAACAAATGAAATGACTGTGAAACATGAAGAACAAAACCAGTCATCTGTATCTGTAGTACcaaatatcaaaagaaaaaggggTAGACctagaaaaacaaaagataattcCATAGACCAAGATACACCAAAGACATCAGAAAATGAAAGTATTGTACAAGACATTTCCGATATTACAGAACCCACATACATGATACGCAATAGAAGACATACCAATAAAATTAGGGATACTACCAATGAAAGTGATGAAAGCGATACTAATAAAGTGGAAGATAAATCTCTTGTCAAAAAGCGCGGTCGTCCAGTTGGTAGTAGAGGACGAGGGCAAGgacgaggacgaggacgaggacgaGGTCGAGGACGTGGTCGGGGTCGCGGTGGGGGAATAATGCATAATTCTTTTGTAGACTcagatgaaataaatacaacAGCAGACAGTGTTGCAGATATTGAAAATGGTACAAATTCAAATTCTCCAAATATTGAGAAGAAT gTACAATTAATAACTTGTGCTAAATGTAATCAACAAGTACCAAGAACACAATGGTCTGCACATAACTTGAATCAACATAATAATATGGCTTGGCAAGAAAATGAGGAACCAttg GACTtcgaaaatgatattaaattattaaaaaaagtattaactAATGCtcttaaacaaaaaaagaaatatctaacTTGTGAAAAATGTAAGGATACAAAACGAAGTGTCAACGGTTTTATATCACATATGCAATTTTGTGGAAAATCAGAAGAA GAAAGGCAAGCATTGATGATGACATGTCCCATTTGTAAATCTGTTATGATGCCTTCTTCCATGGAAATGCATGAACGTTATCATAGGCAATTAGaacaaaataaagatgaaaaaacatCAAGTGTACTAATAGAACGAACAAAACGGAAAGCAGCAGAAaa AGCAGTACCAAAGATAAATGAGTTTATAAAAGAGCAAGATTCAACAAAGCTAATAAAACTTGCTTCTTCTGCATTT aaaaatgtaatacaaatgccagaacttaaaaaaaaaataccagcTGTTTGGAAAGGTATATGGAGGAAGGAAATAGCTTCACAAGGTACCACGTCTTGTAAACAATTAGGATGTACTTACACATGTTCCTCTTACGAAAGCATTTGCGAACATTATTCTCAATGTAATTTTACTCCACAGgag aattttatatgtaaaatttgcaaGTTTTCTGCAAATTCTAAAGATAAAATCATAGATCATATAACAGAAGCTCATTCGAGCAATGAGGATTTAGACAAGCATTCTGATTTTGAGAAAGATAAGGAAGATGAAGGTTCATCAGAAGAAGATATAATTGAATGGGATGTAAAACAAAAGCGTTCAACAAAACAAACACAGATAAGCTCTGATGGCACAA gaatatacaataaaatggcTTTCTTAGATAAAGAGATAATGCAAAAACCACAATCAACTAAACCCTACAAATCAACTATAGGTTGGACTCTGGAATT TGaactgaaaaattatgaacttATCTTATTCGAAGACAATATGCCAAATGCTTTTacattattggaaaataataatgccgCAAAATATCTCCCAGAATTAACAATTTCAATGGCTACCAAAAATGTGAAGTTTGATTCatcaaaaaatgtagaaaattctAACAATGGTGATAAgtggaaatatttaaatagatttgagAGTGATATTTATGAAG CTGTGCCAACATTTTTTGTCGGTGGTCCTGTATGGGCGTTAGCATGGTTACCTATTCCATCACCAATGTACACCAAAAACCCGACACAATATGTTGCAATCAGCACACACCCTACTATGGAAAACGAGTACACTGtaggaaataaatattccggaccaaatattatacaaatatggaATGTTGGAAATTTAAATCATGA tatcAATAGTACAAATGAACTACCCGTTTTAGCTTATGCAATTGCACATAATAATGGTACAATTTGGTGCTTGGAATGGTGTCCATCAGGATGCTATCAGGATATTGATCTTGGCAATTATAAAGCGGAAGAAAATAGGCTTAGACGAATGGGATTGCTTGCGGCCGCATGTTCGGATGGatgcgtaaatatttattcattaccATTTCCCGATGAACTTAAATTCGAAAAAACAGAATGCAATTC ATTGCCGATCTACAAGACCGATCCGGTAATAACACTAGtcgtaaatcatttattatatgatagtaACAAACAGAATTGGCAATGCATTAAACTATCATGGACGAAGGAGCATGGacataa cattaTCGCGGCAGGTTTCACCAATGGTTATATCGCATTATGGGATCTCACGACTACTTGTCCTATGTTAGTCAATGTAAGAAAGAATACAAAACTTATAAATGCATTCCAACATTTCTTTGCTCATCATAATGCAGTTAGta TGGTAGCATTAGTTCCATATGGCAAAAGCCGATTTTTGGCTTCTGGCAGTACAGATAGAACGTATAAGTTTTGGGATTTAGAAGATACAAGCGCACCACGACATTATGCGAAAAAGAGTATAATATTGGACGGCGCGTGGATGATGCATTGGCCGTGTTCAGTTATGAGTTTCGATGATGCGCTTGG GTACCAATATGCACATTCTTGTATAATACCATTGAGAGACTATGGATATAAATTCTGCCCAATTTTACCAACTAATTCACCGACTTAT agTATCGCGGTTTCTGATTATGCTAATAGTGTTGCACATGGTACTTTAGCAGGAGAAGTAATAACCATCTTTCCCCATCAATTATTGTACGCAGAAAGAATATTGTCTAAAAAAAGACAG ttaaactctttcattaaaatagtAGATTTCTTAGAAAAGGATCAAAACACAGTCaacaatggaaataaaaataacaaaaaaaattctaaagattATCATTACATGCCGGAAACTTATAATGAATGTAAAGATCGTTTTGGCATCATCTTCCATGATAAATTAACA GGTTTGAAGGAAAAAATAACTAGAGATAAACAGGATCATACTTTGTATAATAACATGTTGACATCCATCCCTATTGAACAATATCCATTTACTTCTGCAAACAGG gtGGCTTGGAATCCAAATGCATGGAGTTATTTGTGGCTTATGGTAGGTTATCAAAATGGTTTAATGAGATTATTAAACTTAACATTTATGTCCGCATCTCATGAACTGAATACTTCACTATCGGTGCATGCAGAACGTATACTTGCTAAAAGAAATGCTTCAACTCGATGA
- the LOC126858134 gene encoding 60S ribosomal protein L7, translated as MMADAKKETDVPTKKLPAVPESVLKKRKRREAVKAARLQISIKQRADRYKKRKVIFKRAEKYVKEYRRKERDEIRLIRQAKNRGNYYIPGEARLAFVIRIRGVNQVAPKVRKVLQLFRLKQINNGVFVKLNKATINMLRIVEPYITWGYPNLKSVRELIYKRGFAKINRQRIPITSNALIEKKLGRSNIICTEDLIHEIFTVGPKFKFASNFLWPFKLNTPNGGWRKKTNHYVEGGDFGNREDKINELLRRMV; from the exons ATGATGGCCGACGC AAAAAAGGAAACCGACGTCCCAACCAAAAAACTACCGGCAGTGCCGGAATCTGTGTTGAAGAAAAGGAAACGCCGTGAGGCAGTTAAAGCTGCGCGTCTACAAATATCAATCAAG CAACGTGCAGACCGttacaagaaaagaaaagtaatatttaaaagagctgagaaatatgtaaaagaatacagaaggaaggaaagagatGAAATCAGATTGATTAGGCAAGCTAAAAATCgtggaaattattatattcctgGTGAAGCGCGTCTTGCATTTGTTATCCGTATTCGAGG tGTGAATCAAGTTGCTCCAAAAGTACGGAAGGTATTACAACTGTTTCGTTTAAAACAGATCAACAATGGTGTCTTTGTTAAACTGAACAAAGCAACCATTAATATGTTACGTATTGTCGAGCCTTACATTACATGGGGATATCCTAATTTGAAATCAGTTCGAGAGTTGATCTACAAACGTGGGTTTGCCAAGATAAACAGACAACGTATACCAATAACTAGCAATGCCCTCATTGAGAAGAAGCTTG gtCGATCTAATATCATTTGTACTGAAGATTTGATTCATGAGATATTCACTGTTGGCCCGAAATTCAAATTTGCCAGCAATTTTCTGTGGCCCTTTAAG CTTAATACACCAAATGGTGGATGGCGTAAGAAGACTAACCATTATGTAGAAGGTGGTGACTTTGGAAATcgagaagataaaattaatgaacttCTCAGAAGAatggtataa